Proteins encoded by one window of Thunnus thynnus chromosome 3, fThuThy2.1, whole genome shotgun sequence:
- the dok1a gene encoding docking protein 1: protein MDSQTKTGKVYLQPLKAGKKWKPVCLSLFPHSSNGVGRLEIQNMGGGGAGGDHSAVVRRHHQPHGDRKLKVVRLSELISVLRLPPNAEACPMENMSAFCVETQDRTMVFAALKDDCVDWVEKLCQSTFQRGGGSSPNQFHMEENQIYATVKEASEFWVVVQRTDAALRCGLQGSYWLQVGQESLLLRETQKMNVIREWPYKLLRRYGKDKLALTIEAGRRCDSGPGTFTFETQQPEKIFSLIQSTIKQKSSSGTSGNHNQEGERVIVTNIQAHSPLPKIPDMTSMASILENKLRTQEKTSEESVHVQEDQVGSSECGSAQPAPITLMPLPLVPTHDSPSGVCHGGQSEAVYADPADCLQSTPKPQVTTALYVDPASVLPLQPPSSREPVTLPSDSSTPCFIISRQDSIYSEVYDKVSPVQSKPNVVKSKGKMKGFADDEPIYTEPLSKKESHKNETKPDPFAHLYAQVCKTTPASSPSSSSNTTPSFSASSSPVTTSMTTAKASDQSLDDVIYENLGII from the exons ATGGACTCTCAGACCAAAACAGGGAAGGTTTAcctccaaccactcaaagctgGCAAA aaATGGAAGCCAGTGTGCTTGTCTCTGTTTCCCCACAGCAGCAATGGAGTGGGTCGACTGGAGATCCAGAATATGGGAG GGGGCGGGGCAGGAGGTGATCACAGCGCTGTGGTCAGGAGACATCACCAGCCTCATGGGGACAGGAAGCTGAAAGTGGTCCGACTGTCCGAGCTGATTAGTGTCCTCAGACTCCCCCCAAATGCTGAGGCCTGTCCCATG GAGAACATGTCAGCATTTTGTGTGGAGACACAGGACAGAACAATGGTGTTTGCTGCACTCAAAGACGACTGCGTGGACTGGGTGGAAAAACTGTGTCAAAGCACCTTTCAG AGAGGTGGTGGCTCAAGCCCTAATCAGTTTCATATGGAAGAAAACCAGATATATGCCACAGTAAAGGAAG cCTCAGAGTTCTGGGTGGTGGTGCAGAGGACAGATGCAGCATTACGTTGTGGCCTCCAGGGGTCATACTGGCTGCAGGTGGGGCAAGAATCGCTACTtctgagagaaacacagaagaTGAATGTTATTAGAGAATGGCCATACAAACTGCTGAGGCGATATGGAAAAGATAAG CTGGCCTTAACAATTGAAGCAGGCAGACGCTGCGACTCTGGTCCTGGAACCTTCACCTTTGAGACACAGCAGCCTGAGAAAATATTCTCCCTGATTCAAAGTACCATCAAACAGAAGTCTTCATCTGGTACTTCAGGCAACCATAACCAAGAGGGTGAGAGAGTTATTGTAACCAACATACAGGCTCATTCCCCTCTCCCAAAAATACCTGATATGACCAGTATGGCTTCCATTCTGGAAAACAAACTGCGGACACAGGAGAAGACATCAGAAGAGAGTGTGCATGTTCAAGAAGATCAAGTTGGTTCATCAGAATGTGGGTCAGCACAGCCAGCTCCTATCACCCTCATGCCTCTCCCATTGGTCCCCACACATGACAGCCCCTCTGGAGTTTGTCATGGTGGCCAATCAGAAGCTGTATATGCTGACCCAGCTGATTGCCTCCAATCTACGCCAAAACCCCAAGTGACCACAGCTCTGTATGTAGACCCTGCAAGCGTTCTTCCACTTCAACCCCCCAGTTCAAGAGAACCCGTCACTCTGCCTTCTGATTCCTCCACTCCCTGCTTCATCATCAGTCGTCAAGATTCAATCTACTCAGAGGTGTATGACAAAGTCAGCCCAGTCCAGAGCAAACCGAATGTCGTTAAGAGCAAAGGAAAGATGAAGGGTTTTGCAGATGATGAACCCATTTATACTGAGCCCCTGAGCAAGAAGGAGTctcataaaaatgaaaccaaaccaGACCCGTTTGCCCACCTTTATGCTCAAGTTTGCAAAACAACTCCAGCTTCTAGTCCCTCTTCATCTTCTAACACCACCCCGTCCTTCTCTGCGTCCTCTTCCCCTGTTACCACCAGTATGACCACAGCAAAAGCCTCGGACCAATctcttgatgatgtcatctatGAAAACCTGGGCATTATTTAA
- the gpm6ab gene encoding glycoprotein M6Ab isoform X1, giving the protein MEENMDESQSQKGCKECCERCVGSLPWASLIATILLYMGVALFCGCGHEALSGTVTILQNYFEVIRAPGETLDVFIIIDILKYIIYGLAAGFFVFGVLLLVEGFFTTGAIRDLYGEFKITACGRCLTAFLMFLAYLFFLVWLGVTAFTSLPVFMYFNVWTMCQNTSLVEGANLCLDLRQFGAVTISEERKVCTGSEKFFKMCESNELDLTFHLFVCALAGAGAAVIAMVHFLMALAANWGYLKDASRMQKYEDIKSKEEQELHDIHSTRSKERLNAYT; this is encoded by the exons GTTGTAAGGAGTGCTGTGAGCGATGTGTGGGCAGCCTGCCCTGGGCCTCGCTCATCGCTACCATCCTCCTGTACATGGGCGTGGCTTTGTTCTGTGGGTGTGGCCACGAAGCTTTGAGTGGCACCGTCACCATTCTCCAGAACTACTTTGAAGTCATCAGAGCCCCGGGAGAGACACTGGATGTTTTCATCAT TATTGACATCCTGAAGTACATCATCTATGGTCTTGCAGCTGGATTCTTTGTGTTTGGAGTGCTGTTGCTGGTGGAGGGCTTTTTCACCACTGGAGCTATCAGGGATCTCTATGGAGAGTTCAAGATCACTGCCTGCGGACGCTGCCTGACTGCATTT CTGATGTTCCTCGCCTACCTGTTCTTCCTGGTGTGGCTGGGAGTGACAGCATTCACCAGCCTGCCGGTCTTCATGTACTTTAACGTCTGGACAATGTGTCAGAACACAAGCTTGGTCGAGGGAGCTAACCTCTGCCTGGACCTGCGCCAGTTTG GAGCAGTGACCATCTCTGAGGAGAGGAAGGTGTGTACAGGATCTGAGAAGTTCTTCAAGATGTGTGAATCCAACGAG ctgGACTTGACCTTCCATCTGTTTGTGTGCGCACTGGCAGGAGCTGGAGCTGCTGTCATTGCCATG GTCCACTTCCTGATGGCTCTAGCTGCTAACTGGGGCTACCTGAAGGATGCCAGCCGGATGCAGAAGTATGAAGACATCAAGTCGAAGGAGGAGCAGGAGCTGCATGACATCCACTCTACACGCTCCAAAGAACGCCTCAATGcctacacataa
- the gpm6ab gene encoding glycoprotein M6Ab isoform X2: protein MGVALFCGCGHEALSGTVTILQNYFEVIRAPGETLDVFIIIDILKYIIYGLAAGFFVFGVLLLVEGFFTTGAIRDLYGEFKITACGRCLTAFLMFLAYLFFLVWLGVTAFTSLPVFMYFNVWTMCQNTSLVEGANLCLDLRQFGAVTISEERKVCTGSEKFFKMCESNELDLTFHLFVCALAGAGAAVIAMVHFLMALAANWGYLKDASRMQKYEDIKSKEEQELHDIHSTRSKERLNAYT from the exons ATGGGCGTGGCTTTGTTCTGTGGGTGTGGCCACGAAGCTTTGAGTGGCACCGTCACCATTCTCCAGAACTACTTTGAAGTCATCAGAGCCCCGGGAGAGACACTGGATGTTTTCATCAT TATTGACATCCTGAAGTACATCATCTATGGTCTTGCAGCTGGATTCTTTGTGTTTGGAGTGCTGTTGCTGGTGGAGGGCTTTTTCACCACTGGAGCTATCAGGGATCTCTATGGAGAGTTCAAGATCACTGCCTGCGGACGCTGCCTGACTGCATTT CTGATGTTCCTCGCCTACCTGTTCTTCCTGGTGTGGCTGGGAGTGACAGCATTCACCAGCCTGCCGGTCTTCATGTACTTTAACGTCTGGACAATGTGTCAGAACACAAGCTTGGTCGAGGGAGCTAACCTCTGCCTGGACCTGCGCCAGTTTG GAGCAGTGACCATCTCTGAGGAGAGGAAGGTGTGTACAGGATCTGAGAAGTTCTTCAAGATGTGTGAATCCAACGAG ctgGACTTGACCTTCCATCTGTTTGTGTGCGCACTGGCAGGAGCTGGAGCTGCTGTCATTGCCATG GTCCACTTCCTGATGGCTCTAGCTGCTAACTGGGGCTACCTGAAGGATGCCAGCCGGATGCAGAAGTATGAAGACATCAAGTCGAAGGAGGAGCAGGAGCTGCATGACATCCACTCTACACGCTCCAAAGAACGCCTCAATGcctacacataa